One window from the genome of Methylomarinovum caldicuralii encodes:
- a CDS encoding DUF3438 family protein, with protein sequence MDPNDNNKTPIRSGWLLLAFALTLGAGAPGQARPHADDRIARIEFRSVTVGDALRILADRSGLNVVASQKAARIPVTMYLKDVRPMDVIEAMAKTYNLWYRRDPRSGIVRVYTVDEFRLGQVDYAQEQTEVFTLKHEMNVLDAATAIRDLYGDRVILNLGSENDFQLLADLAQRFQRFNIIDSQSRLSTTGTGRGGIGGGFGGRGFGGGFGGGFGGGFGGGFGGGFGGFGGFGLQGLQSQQREATGETEVKPEEVRKEMAGTEKLLGGVREREVVLETTRRTAPIYLTLIRRQNRVVVRTRDQDALEQIRRLIEKIDTDMATLLLEVKVLQVDLGDDYSSVFDFAFDKGRVTAGKNSETQNFTTFALQNLEAATQNALQSTAIANPALLAALIGKNFKARLELLEKEGRVTTLATPMLLTANQEVSRIFIGQEEPIVTGYNAQSATVSQPQGNVAIIQNPLLVPEFETRNLGKTLILTPTINADGSISLRMMLEDSVISGQKPVDIPVGNQLQSGNVDIVSNRTYSGSIVIQDGQGAAIGGLIEEKAEDQERKVPVLGDIPLLGRLFRDEIQLRNRTELVILVRPQIIDTPKQSGRVSRAWLREQSAHPALDQPNRSLNIYKNPYGTHRGYELQEPYKTYPGQDAMDRYNRKDGYWKRQAAEAELLPDSNQQLYMQLTRYAAKAVRAEHRTLPNDQNIRPRPRPPANPVYLTPNLQAVPLASWGRGGLTVTALKLINRGETPVTFNARELRGDWLAATVEKPRLEPGEGTYLYLISAGGFREALQR encoded by the coding sequence ATGGATCCCAACGACAACAACAAGACACCGATCCGCAGCGGCTGGCTGCTGCTGGCCTTCGCCCTCACCCTCGGCGCCGGCGCGCCCGGCCAGGCCCGCCCCCACGCCGACGACCGCATCGCCCGCATCGAATTCCGCAGCGTCACCGTCGGCGACGCCCTGCGCATCCTCGCCGACCGCTCCGGCCTCAACGTAGTGGCGTCCCAGAAGGCCGCCCGCATCCCGGTCACCATGTATCTGAAGGACGTGCGGCCCATGGACGTGATCGAGGCCATGGCCAAGACCTACAACCTCTGGTACCGTCGCGATCCCCGCTCCGGCATCGTGCGGGTCTATACCGTGGACGAGTTCCGCCTCGGCCAGGTGGACTACGCCCAGGAACAGACCGAGGTGTTCACCCTCAAGCACGAGATGAACGTGCTCGACGCCGCCACCGCCATCCGCGACCTCTACGGCGACCGGGTGATCCTGAACCTGGGATCGGAAAACGACTTTCAGCTCCTCGCCGACCTGGCCCAGCGCTTCCAGCGCTTCAACATCATCGACAGCCAAAGCCGCTTGAGCACCACCGGCACCGGCCGCGGCGGGATCGGCGGAGGCTTCGGCGGCCGGGGATTCGGTGGCGGCTTTGGCGGCGGCTTTGGCGGCGGCTTTGGCGGCGGCTTTGGCGGCGGCTTTGGCGGCTTTGGCGGCTTCGGCCTGCAGGGACTCCAGAGCCAGCAGCGAGAGGCCACCGGGGAGACCGAAGTCAAACCGGAGGAAGTGCGCAAAGAGATGGCCGGCACCGAAAAGCTCCTCGGCGGGGTGCGCGAGCGGGAAGTGGTGCTGGAAACCACCCGCCGCACCGCCCCCATCTACCTCACCCTGATCCGCCGTCAGAACCGGGTGGTGGTGCGCACCCGCGACCAGGACGCCCTGGAACAGATCCGCCGGTTGATCGAAAAGATCGACACCGACATGGCCACCTTGCTGCTGGAGGTGAAGGTGTTGCAGGTGGATCTGGGGGATGACTACAGCTCGGTGTTCGACTTCGCCTTCGACAAAGGCAGGGTCACGGCGGGAAAGAACTCCGAAACCCAGAATTTCACTACCTTTGCGCTGCAGAATCTGGAAGCGGCGACCCAGAACGCCCTGCAGAGCACCGCCATCGCCAACCCGGCCCTGCTGGCGGCTCTGATCGGCAAGAACTTCAAGGCCCGCCTGGAGCTGCTGGAGAAGGAAGGCCGGGTCACCACCCTGGCCACCCCGATGCTGCTGACCGCCAACCAGGAGGTCAGCCGCATCTTCATCGGTCAGGAGGAACCCATCGTCACCGGCTACAACGCCCAGTCCGCCACCGTCAGCCAGCCCCAGGGCAACGTCGCCATCATCCAGAACCCGCTACTGGTGCCGGAATTCGAGACCCGCAACCTGGGCAAGACCCTGATCCTGACCCCCACCATCAACGCCGACGGCAGCATCAGCCTGCGGATGATGCTGGAGGATTCGGTCATTTCCGGCCAAAAGCCGGTGGACATCCCCGTGGGCAACCAGCTACAGAGCGGCAACGTGGACATCGTCTCCAACCGCACCTACAGCGGCAGCATCGTGATCCAGGACGGCCAGGGGGCGGCCATCGGCGGCCTGATCGAGGAAAAGGCCGAAGACCAGGAACGCAAGGTGCCGGTGCTCGGCGACATCCCCCTGCTGGGACGCCTGTTCCGCGATGAAATCCAGCTCCGCAACCGCACCGAGCTGGTCATCCTGGTCCGCCCCCAAATCATCGACACCCCCAAACAAAGCGGCCGGGTCAGCCGCGCCTGGCTCAGGGAGCAAAGCGCCCACCCGGCCCTGGACCAGCCCAACCGCAGCCTCAACATCTACAAAAACCCTTACGGCACCCACCGGGGATACGAGCTTCAAGAACCCTACAAGACCTATCCGGGCCAGGACGCCATGGACCGTTACAACCGCAAGGACGGCTACTGGAAACGCCAGGCCGCGGAAGCCGAACTGCTGCCGGATTCGAACCAGCAGCTCTACATGCAGCTGACCCGTTACGCCGCCAAGGCCGTACGGGCCGAACACCGCACGCTGCCCAACGATCAGAACATCCGGCCGCGGCCCAGACCTCCCGCCAACCCGGTCTATCTGACCCCCAATCTCCAGGCCGTCCCCCTGGCCAGCTGGGGGCGCGGGGGGTTGACCGTGACCGCCCTGAAACTGATCAATCGCGGCGAAACCCCGGTCACTTTCAACGCCCGCGAGCTTCGGGGCGACTGGCTGGCGGCCACGGTGGAGAAACCGCGGCTGGAACCCGGTGAAGGCACCTACCTCTATCTGATCTCCGCCGGCGGATTCCGGGAGGCGCTGCAGCGATGA
- a CDS encoding S8 family serine peptidase, with product MRRQIIPILMLCLLTAAFSVRADSGAVSQRLLRLEQAWREHQANGGQTPFRSPVADAHLWRGRVLVTVTGEGPAARLAEQLRSLGMDRVAAFGNAVSGWMPIDRLHLLDRLGTVSQARAALPRTHAATPLFGDGGNRVISQADAALRAVNARKRYGVDGRSITIGVLSDSFDCLGQAEDDTAAGELPAQVTVLKDLSNDPDENGITECDALNGQDEGRAMMQLIHDLAPGASLMFYTAFGGEADFASGIVALAAAGADVIVDDVGYASEPMFQDGIIAQAVDQVKAMGVAYFSSAGNEGRLGYGGAFNPGRAGLTGETAHDFHPDPAIDDFYQAIEIPENAQVTIILQWNQPFRTGDRGGAVSDLDLILFDETLSRVVASSEEDNLGRDPIEALVFVNDTGGTRFNLYIPHRAGPVPERIQYVIWGTPPQWPVERGPIPRGCTLGDGSGAIGAGQPQDPEAEAVRLLEYGDGPGNATIVGHANADGAMAVGAISYRETPFFGICSSLGRIEPFSSAGGVPVYFDANSNPLENAPVIRQKPDLVAVDETNTTFFPSGDNSDTDNDGRPNFFGTSAAAPHAAAVAALLLDYNPNLSVDELYHAMRLSALDLDDPATEGFDRGFDYGTGYGLLDAAGAFTALEQDGLYLTLGPVPLEAMAGEELRYLLTVVNFSPTPARDVAIRGQIPPATAVTGLEGCPRVDLALSACVIGDLAPGGRHQLELRLTITDGTVAAVEPQFELLSGGLPLADGSGSLIRPTTRIARPPGDFNHDGCIDRSDRAILLAVLRGTLTDADLNAGFDLTGDGRVDMDDLRELVRLYSRPEGVSCS from the coding sequence ATGCGACGGCAAATCATCCCGATCCTGATGCTTTGTCTGTTGACGGCCGCCTTTTCCGTGCGGGCGGACAGCGGGGCGGTCAGCCAACGTCTGCTGCGACTGGAGCAGGCCTGGCGGGAGCACCAGGCCAACGGCGGCCAAACACCGTTCCGCAGCCCGGTAGCCGATGCACACCTGTGGCGCGGCCGCGTGCTGGTCACTGTAACCGGTGAAGGCCCGGCGGCACGACTGGCGGAACAACTGCGCTCCTTGGGGATGGACCGGGTTGCCGCCTTCGGCAATGCCGTCTCCGGCTGGATGCCCATCGACAGGCTGCATCTGCTCGACCGTCTGGGCACTGTAAGCCAGGCTCGCGCCGCTCTGCCCAGGACCCATGCAGCCACTCCACTGTTCGGCGATGGGGGCAACCGGGTCATCAGCCAGGCGGATGCCGCCCTGCGGGCCGTCAACGCCCGCAAGCGGTACGGGGTGGACGGGCGGAGCATTACCATCGGCGTGTTGTCCGACAGTTTCGATTGTCTGGGACAGGCCGAGGACGACACCGCTGCCGGGGAGTTGCCCGCCCAAGTCACCGTGCTCAAGGACCTGAGCAACGATCCCGATGAAAACGGAATCACCGAATGCGATGCTCTCAATGGGCAGGACGAAGGCCGGGCCATGATGCAACTGATCCACGACCTGGCCCCCGGCGCCAGCCTGATGTTCTACACTGCCTTCGGCGGCGAAGCCGACTTTGCCAGCGGCATCGTCGCCCTGGCCGCCGCCGGAGCCGATGTCATCGTCGACGACGTCGGCTACGCCTCGGAGCCCATGTTCCAGGACGGCATCATCGCCCAGGCGGTGGACCAGGTCAAAGCCATGGGGGTGGCCTACTTTTCCTCCGCCGGCAACGAGGGGCGGTTGGGCTACGGCGGCGCTTTCAATCCGGGCCGGGCGGGACTGACCGGGGAGACCGCCCATGATTTTCATCCCGATCCGGCCATCGACGACTTCTATCAGGCCATCGAGATTCCCGAAAATGCGCAGGTCACCATCATCCTGCAGTGGAACCAGCCGTTCCGCACCGGCGACCGGGGTGGGGCCGTCAGCGACCTGGATCTGATCCTGTTCGACGAGACCTTAAGCCGGGTGGTGGCCAGCAGCGAGGAGGACAACCTGGGGCGCGATCCCATCGAAGCACTGGTGTTTGTCAACGACACCGGGGGCACCCGCTTCAATCTTTATATTCCCCACCGCGCCGGGCCGGTGCCGGAACGGATTCAGTACGTCATCTGGGGCACGCCGCCCCAATGGCCGGTGGAGCGCGGCCCAATCCCTCGGGGCTGCACCCTGGGGGACGGCAGCGGGGCTATCGGCGCCGGCCAGCCCCAGGACCCCGAGGCCGAAGCGGTGCGCCTGCTGGAATACGGCGACGGCCCCGGCAACGCCACCATTGTGGGCCACGCCAACGCCGACGGCGCCATGGCGGTGGGGGCCATCTCCTACCGGGAGACTCCGTTCTTCGGCATCTGCTCGAGCCTGGGGCGGATCGAACCCTTCTCCTCGGCCGGAGGGGTGCCGGTGTATTTCGATGCCAATAGCAATCCCCTTGAAAATGCCCCGGTGATCCGGCAGAAGCCGGATCTGGTGGCCGTCGATGAAACCAATACCACTTTCTTTCCATCCGGGGACAACAGCGACACCGATAACGATGGCCGGCCCAATTTCTTCGGCACCTCGGCCGCCGCTCCCCATGCCGCCGCTGTCGCCGCCCTCCTCCTTGACTACAACCCCAACCTGAGCGTCGATGAACTGTACCACGCCATGCGGCTGTCGGCCCTGGACCTGGACGATCCGGCCACGGAAGGTTTTGACCGCGGCTTCGATTACGGTACCGGCTACGGCCTGCTCGATGCCGCCGGGGCCTTCACCGCCCTGGAGCAGGATGGCCTTTATCTGACCCTGGGGCCGGTACCGCTGGAGGCGATGGCCGGGGAGGAACTGCGTTATCTGCTCACGGTGGTCAATTTTTCCCCGACACCGGCCCGCGACGTGGCCATCCGCGGCCAGATCCCGCCCGCCACCGCCGTCACCGGGCTGGAAGGGTGCCCTCGGGTGGATCTGGCCTTGTCGGCCTGCGTCATCGGCGACCTGGCGCCGGGCGGCCGCCATCAGCTGGAACTGCGCTTGACCATCACCGACGGCACCGTCGCGGCGGTCGAGCCCCAGTTTGAACTGCTCTCCGGCGGCCTGCCCCTGGCCGACGGCAGCGGCAGCCTGATCCGGCCCACAACCCGCATCGCCCGCCCACCGGGAGACTTCAACCACGACGGCTGCATCGACCGCAGCGACCGGGCCATTCTGCTGGCGGTGTTGCGGGGCACCCTGACCGATGCCGATCTGAACGCCGGCTTCGACCTGACCGGCGACGGACGTGTGGACATGGACGACCTGCGGGAACTGGTGCGCCTCTACTCCCGGCCGGAAGGGGTATCCTGTAGCTGA
- a CDS encoding type II secretion system F family protein — protein sequence MPEYRYIARDGAGRQQSGTVEAESREAAVLQLRGQRLLVLEIAEIKRRDGPRSFSLNPLEYRAIRPVDVERDFHQLAVMLRSGLPILEALRIVAGNSRIAVARVWNKIADRIQQGDSLTEAMMEHKVFDRLTLALIRVGEETGNLDFVLDHASKELERMRNFKRQVISALAYPLFVMVFAIGVAIFMLTTVVPEIKKFLAVLGRKLPPITQALIDTSDWLETHGPYILIGLTVFIVTIVLLRKVPLTRYWLDWLLLKTPLFGRIAQLAGAVAFTRGLGTLFKSGVRIVEALEITEALLSNTWLGRRVAEARRQVLHGESLSKPLGEKFGFPPLLYKMLVVGENAGTLDDILDELTAYFEDAMARLIRTMAAFMEPAVTLIVGGIVGFVYAAFLVAMFSAGGKG from the coding sequence ATGCCGGAATACCGCTACATCGCCCGCGACGGCGCCGGCCGCCAGCAGAGCGGCACGGTGGAGGCCGAATCGCGCGAGGCCGCGGTGCTGCAGTTGCGCGGCCAGCGCCTGCTGGTGCTGGAGATCGCCGAGATCAAGCGCCGCGACGGCCCCAGATCCTTCAGTCTCAACCCGCTGGAATACCGCGCCATTCGGCCGGTGGACGTGGAACGCGACTTCCACCAGCTGGCGGTGATGCTCCGAAGCGGCCTGCCGATCCTGGAGGCGCTGCGTATTGTCGCCGGCAACTCGCGCATCGCCGTGGCGCGGGTGTGGAACAAGATCGCCGACCGCATCCAGCAGGGCGACAGCCTCACCGAGGCGATGATGGAGCACAAGGTGTTCGACCGCCTCACCCTGGCCCTGATCCGGGTCGGCGAGGAAACCGGCAACCTCGATTTCGTCCTCGACCACGCCAGCAAGGAACTGGAGCGGATGCGCAACTTCAAGCGCCAGGTGATCTCGGCGCTGGCCTATCCCCTGTTCGTGATGGTGTTCGCCATCGGCGTGGCCATCTTCATGCTCACCACCGTGGTGCCGGAGATCAAGAAGTTCCTCGCTGTCCTCGGCCGCAAGCTGCCGCCCATCACCCAGGCGCTGATCGACACCTCCGACTGGCTCGAAACCCACGGCCCCTACATCCTCATCGGCCTGACGGTGTTCATCGTCACCATCGTGCTGCTGCGCAAGGTGCCGCTGACGCGCTACTGGCTCGACTGGCTGCTCCTGAAAACCCCCCTTTTCGGCCGCATCGCCCAGCTTGCCGGGGCGGTGGCCTTCACCCGCGGCCTGGGCACCCTGTTCAAGAGCGGGGTGCGCATCGTCGAGGCCCTGGAAATCACCGAGGCGCTGCTGTCCAACACCTGGCTGGGACGGCGGGTGGCCGAGGCGCGGCGGCAGGTGCTCCACGGCGAGTCGCTGTCCAAGCCTTTGGGGGAGAAGTTCGGCTTCCCGCCGCTGCTGTACAAGATGCTGGTGGTGGGGGAGAACGCCGGCACCCTGGACGACATCCTCGACGAACTGACCGCCTACTTCGAGGACGCCATGGCGCGCCTGATCCGCACCATGGCCGCCTTCATGGAACCGGCGGTAACCCTCATCGTCGGCGGCATCGTCGGCTTCGTCTATGCGGCCTTTCTGGTGGCGATGTTCTCCGCCGGAGGCAAGGGATGA